In the Mycolicibacter sp. MU0102 genome, one interval contains:
- a CDS encoding DUF3060 domain-containing protein — translation MNADDDPEARIRELERPLSDFARPVELTASSGSVDGQAPSRSGSGRGLAIVVSVIAAAVVIAGAVAVFLASPDLSSPEPGRPTMPRGLTPIPLPSEAAPANAPAPVPAPPVAASPANPVPDSSVTLTIAGAGENKTLACDGRYVSVSGVSNTVELTGQCAGLTVSGIGNVITVDSTPKVTASGLNNRVTYHSGDPDVSTSGFDNVVERG, via the coding sequence GTGAACGCCGACGACGATCCCGAGGCCCGGATACGGGAATTGGAGCGTCCGCTGTCGGACTTCGCCCGACCCGTGGAACTGACCGCCTCGTCGGGTTCCGTCGACGGGCAGGCGCCGTCGCGGTCAGGAAGCGGCCGCGGTCTCGCCATCGTCGTCAGTGTGATCGCTGCGGCAGTGGTGATCGCCGGCGCAGTCGCAGTGTTCCTGGCCTCCCCTGACTTGAGCAGCCCCGAGCCCGGGCGGCCCACCATGCCCAGGGGTTTGACCCCGATACCGCTGCCCTCCGAGGCGGCGCCCGCCAACGCCCCTGCTCCCGTTCCGGCGCCGCCGGTCGCAGCGTCGCCTGCTAACCCGGTGCCGGACAGCAGTGTCACCCTCACCATCGCCGGAGCCGGGGAGAACAAGACCCTGGCCTGCGACGGCCGCTACGTGTCGGTGAGCGGGGTCAGCAACACGGTGGAACTCACCGGCCAGTGCGCCGGACTGACGGTGTCGGGCATCGGCAATGTCATCACCGTCGACTCGACGCCCAAGGTCACGGCATCCGGTCTCAACAACCGGGTCACCTATCACTCCGGGGACCCGGACGTGAGTACCTCGGGGTTCGACAACGTCGTCGAGCGCGGCTAG
- a CDS encoding (2,3-dihydroxybenzoyl)adenylate synthase — protein sequence MHGFVPFPDDRAAAYRAAGYWSGRPLASLLDDAAARWPERPAVIDPGATLSYAQLDAAADRAAAGLHRLGVGAGDRVLLQLPNSCAFAVTLFGLLRVGAIPVLCLPGHRAAEIGHLAAVSEAVGIVIPDATAGFDYPAMAAELGLRRLVIEDAPEGHPAPRFIPDPAAPALLLVSGGTTGMPKLIPRTHNDYIYNATASAQLCELTSDDVYLAALPAAHNFPLACPGLLGAMSVGAATVFGADPSPEAAFATIARHRVTVTALVPALATLWAHACDWEPQKPTTLRLLQVGGAKLAAGDARRVREALTPGLQQVFGMAEGLLCYTRPGDAAELLDTTQGRPLCADDELRVVDEDGAEASEGELMVRGPYTINGYYNAAEANERSFSPDGFYRSGDRVRRLADGYLEVTGRIKDVIVRSGENIAADELEAHLLLHPAVRSAAAVGLSDQYLGEKVCAAVVFNGTPLTLAELNRHLDKCGVATHVRIDQLAALPTLPFTAVGKIDKKALVRQLG from the coding sequence ATGCACGGGTTCGTACCGTTTCCCGACGATCGGGCCGCCGCCTACCGCGCGGCCGGTTACTGGAGCGGGCGGCCGTTGGCATCGCTGCTCGACGACGCCGCGGCACGCTGGCCCGAGCGTCCGGCGGTGATCGATCCAGGCGCGACGCTGTCGTATGCGCAGTTGGATGCGGCCGCCGATCGCGCGGCGGCGGGCCTGCACCGGCTGGGTGTCGGCGCCGGTGACCGGGTGTTGCTGCAGTTGCCCAACAGTTGCGCGTTCGCGGTCACGCTGTTCGGGCTGCTGCGGGTGGGCGCCATTCCGGTACTGTGCCTGCCCGGGCACCGTGCTGCCGAGATCGGGCATCTGGCCGCGGTCAGCGAGGCCGTCGGGATCGTGATCCCTGACGCCACTGCGGGATTCGACTACCCGGCGATGGCCGCCGAACTGGGGCTGCGGCGGCTCGTCATCGAAGATGCGCCCGAGGGCCACCCCGCGCCGCGATTCATCCCCGATCCGGCCGCGCCAGCACTACTGCTGGTCTCCGGCGGGACCACCGGCATGCCCAAACTGATCCCCCGCACCCACAACGACTACATCTACAACGCCACCGCCAGCGCCCAGCTATGCGAGCTGACCTCCGACGACGTCTACCTCGCGGCGTTGCCGGCCGCCCACAATTTTCCGCTGGCCTGCCCGGGCTTGCTGGGCGCCATGTCGGTGGGCGCGGCCACCGTGTTCGGCGCCGACCCCAGCCCGGAGGCAGCATTCGCCACCATCGCCCGCCACCGGGTGACGGTCACCGCGCTGGTGCCGGCGCTGGCCACGCTGTGGGCCCACGCCTGCGACTGGGAGCCGCAGAAGCCGACCACGCTGCGGTTGCTGCAGGTCGGCGGCGCCAAGCTGGCCGCGGGCGACGCCCGCCGGGTTCGGGAGGCGCTGACGCCGGGCCTGCAGCAGGTGTTCGGCATGGCCGAGGGCTTGCTCTGCTACACCCGGCCCGGCGACGCCGCGGAGTTGCTCGACACCACCCAAGGTCGGCCGTTGTGCGCCGACGACGAGTTGCGGGTGGTCGACGAGGACGGCGCCGAAGCATCCGAGGGTGAGCTGATGGTGCGCGGGCCCTACACGATCAACGGCTACTACAACGCAGCCGAGGCCAACGAGCGATCCTTCAGCCCGGACGGCTTCTACCGCAGCGGCGACCGGGTCCGCCGCCTGGCAGATGGCTACCTGGAGGTGACCGGGCGGATCAAGGACGTGATCGTCCGCAGTGGCGAGAACATCGCCGCCGACGAACTGGAGGCGCACCTGCTGCTCCATCCAGCGGTCCGATCGGCTGCCGCGGTGGGCCTGTCGGATCAGTACTTGGGCGAAAAAGTTTGCGCCGCAGTCGTGTTCAACGGCACACCGCTGACGTTGGCAGAGCTGAACCGCCACCTCGACAAGTGCGGCGTGGCCACCCATGTCCGCATCGATCAGCTGGCGGCGCTGCCGACGCTGCCTTTCACAGCGGTCGGCAAGATCGACAAGAAGGCGTTGGTCCGCCAGCTCGGCTGA